In a single window of the Longimicrobiaceae bacterium genome:
- a CDS encoding TonB-dependent receptor, translating to MYRFMTILVSTVLLTGYAGVGNAASDLSTGPIRGIVTDSAGAPLANARVTLTPGGRAATTDADGTFVIRAVPAGRYHLDVSLLGYAPGHAEVSVPATGEEILVEIRLVPSPLTLEGVVVTATPGASDPLTVTQSTTQLGGREFDRQAASTVAGMLDREPGLASRYAGPATSTPVIRGLTDERVVMLENGQRTGDLSGSAPDHALSIDPLSASRIEVVRGPASLLYGSGAIGGVVNVISNDIPTNVPTRAEGFLATQAVSVTPGGAASGQAVLPLSDVLALSARGAYRRMGDVRVGGGEVLDGTSLENAGGGLGLGYASGRISAGATLDLHTFAYGVPFGHAHDEHAHGDEEEGGEENGEEHLGVELDGQRYSVELRGNWDPPGTTLRDLSAAASGQWYEHDELEPDGSVGTTFRLRTQTVDLRAGTDFGRARGTVGISGLWKQYEPTGEEALTPFARSTSFGLFVYQETPLVPGEHDTEHVPHLQLGGRFDQYDIATEASQDRFGPTRERRFRALSGSIGVNLPLPEGLSVAASVSRAFRAPSVEELFSNALHAATGSYDVGNPDLEPEVSLGFETVLRAQTARVTALASVYYNHIDDYIAPRIVGDTVLTDAAGSFVVPLNRFMQSDATLIGAEGKVEVLLGRRFVVGARGDRVRGRFAGGEPLPYMPTTRLGGDLRWDDGTFSISTGVLHAFPQSSVPEHELATEAYTLVDLSLGYTRTSGGLIHSLVLRAENLTDELYREATSRIKELAPNPGRNISLLYRLLF from the coding sequence ATGTACCGGTTCATGACCATCCTGGTGAGCACGGTGCTGCTTACCGGATACGCGGGCGTCGGCAACGCCGCCAGCGATCTTTCGACGGGGCCCATCCGCGGCATCGTCACGGACTCCGCGGGCGCACCACTGGCGAATGCGCGGGTGACCCTCACGCCTGGTGGTCGCGCTGCCACGACTGACGCGGACGGAACCTTCGTCATCCGCGCCGTCCCGGCCGGCCGCTATCACCTCGACGTTTCGCTTCTCGGCTACGCTCCCGGCCACGCGGAGGTAAGCGTCCCGGCCACGGGGGAGGAGATCTTGGTGGAGATCCGCCTCGTCCCCTCTCCGCTCACATTGGAGGGAGTCGTCGTGACCGCCACACCCGGCGCCTCCGATCCGTTGACGGTCACGCAGTCGACCACCCAACTCGGTGGTCGGGAGTTCGATCGTCAGGCTGCCTCGACCGTGGCGGGAATGCTCGACCGGGAGCCGGGGCTCGCCTCGCGCTACGCCGGACCGGCCACTTCCACCCCGGTGATCCGTGGCCTTACCGACGAGCGGGTGGTGATGCTGGAGAACGGCCAGAGGACGGGCGATCTCTCCGGGAGCGCCCCCGACCATGCACTCTCGATTGATCCTCTGTCCGCGTCCCGCATCGAAGTGGTGCGTGGTCCGGCCTCGCTCCTCTACGGCAGCGGTGCGATCGGAGGGGTGGTGAACGTCATCAGCAACGACATTCCCACCAATGTTCCGACGCGCGCAGAGGGCTTCCTCGCGACCCAGGCCGTCTCCGTCACCCCCGGTGGCGCCGCCAGCGGCCAGGCGGTCCTCCCGCTCTCCGACGTCCTGGCGCTTTCCGCACGCGGCGCCTACCGGCGCATGGGTGATGTGCGGGTTGGCGGCGGAGAGGTGCTCGACGGCACCTCGCTCGAGAACGCCGGGGGCGGCCTGGGTCTGGGCTACGCGAGCGGCCGAATCAGCGCCGGGGCTACACTCGACCTACACACCTTCGCCTATGGGGTCCCGTTCGGGCATGCCCATGATGAACATGCGCATGGAGACGAGGAGGAGGGCGGCGAAGAGAACGGCGAAGAGCACCTGGGCGTGGAGCTGGATGGCCAGCGCTACAGCGTGGAGCTGCGCGGGAACTGGGATCCTCCCGGCACCACCCTACGCGACCTGAGCGCGGCCGCGAGCGGACAGTGGTACGAGCATGACGAGCTGGAGCCGGATGGGTCCGTGGGCACGACCTTCCGCCTGCGCACCCAGACGGTGGATCTGCGGGCGGGCACCGACTTCGGCCGGGCGCGCGGCACGGTGGGGATCTCGGGTCTGTGGAAGCAGTACGAGCCGACCGGGGAGGAGGCGCTCACGCCGTTCGCGCGCAGCACCAGCTTCGGCCTCTTCGTCTACCAGGAGACGCCTCTCGTCCCGGGCGAGCACGACACGGAGCACGTACCGCACCTGCAGCTCGGTGGCCGCTTCGACCAGTACGACATCGCCACCGAGGCTTCCCAGGACCGGTTCGGCCCGACACGAGAGCGTCGCTTTCGCGCCCTCTCCGGGTCCATCGGCGTGAACCTCCCGCTCCCCGAAGGCCTTTCGGTGGCGGCCAGTGTGTCGCGAGCCTTCCGCGCGCCCTCCGTGGAGGAGCTCTTCTCCAATGCACTGCACGCCGCGACCGGCAGCTACGACGTCGGCAACCCGGATCTGGAGCCGGAGGTCAGCCTGGGGTTCGAGACCGTGCTGCGAGCTCAGACCGCGCGCGTGACCGCGCTCGCGTCCGTTTACTACAACCACATCGACGACTACATCGCCCCGCGGATTGTCGGGGACACCGTCCTGACCGACGCCGCTGGCAGCTTCGTCGTGCCGCTCAACCGCTTCATGCAGTCCGACGCGACACTGATCGGTGCGGAGGGCAAGGTCGAGGTGCTGCTGGGGAGGAGGTTCGTGGTGGGTGCGCGCGGCGACCGCGTGCGCGGGCGGTTCGCAGGAGGCGAGCCCCTGCCTTACATGCCGACGACCCGCCTGGGGGGCGATCTTCGCTGGGACGACGGAACCTTCAGCATCTCCACCGGCGTGCTGCACGCCTTCCCGCAGTCGTCGGTGCCCGAGCACGAGCTCGCCACCGAGGCCTACACCCTCGTCGACCTGAGCCTCGGCTACACCCGCACCTCCGGCGGCCTCATTCATAGCCTCGTCCTGCGCGCCGAAAACCTCACCGACGAGCTCTACCGCGAAGCCACCAGCCGCATCAAGGAGCTGGCGCCCAACCCGGGGAGGAATATCAGCCTCCTTTACAGGTTGCTATTCTAG
- a CDS encoding 6-carboxytetrahydropterin synthase, which translates to MPRVRVTRRVHFSAAHRLHNPEFSEERNREIFGLCNNPNWHGHNYELEITVEGEIDPETGYVIDLKRLRDLVERVVLEDVDHRNLNLDVPWMQGVNPTTENLVVAIWRKLEPEIREGRLVRLVLWETPRNRVEYTGE; encoded by the coding sequence ATGCCCAGGGTCCGCGTGACGCGCCGCGTCCACTTCTCGGCGGCGCACCGGCTGCACAACCCCGAGTTCAGCGAAGAACGGAACCGCGAGATCTTCGGCCTGTGCAACAACCCCAACTGGCACGGCCACAACTACGAGCTCGAGATCACGGTCGAGGGAGAGATCGACCCTGAGACCGGATACGTGATCGACCTGAAGCGGCTGCGCGACCTGGTCGAACGAGTCGTGCTGGAGGACGTCGACCATCGCAACCTGAACCTGGATGTGCCGTGGATGCAGGGGGTTAATCCCACCACCGAGAACCTGGTGGTGGCGATCTGGCGAAAGCTCGAGCCAGAGATCCGCGAGGGTCGGCTGGTGCGCCTGGTGCTCTGGGAAACGCCGCGGAATCGCGTGGAATACACGGGAGAATGA
- the folE gene encoding GTP cyclohydrolase I FolE: protein MVVVRADRGAEADGTIPEEDLLSEEGRELVRIVRRQLELLGEDPDREGLLRTPARVAKSLRWLTRGHRMSVEEAIGDAIFDEDHHNMVLVKDIEMYSLCEHHMLPFFGKVHIGYIPNGRIVGLSKLPRVVEVFARRLQVQERMTEQIAGALMDVLQPQGVGVVVEAAHLCMMMRGVEKQNSKTITSAMKGIFLEDLKTREEFLRLSMTHAVLG, encoded by the coding sequence ATGGTCGTAGTGCGGGCGGATCGAGGCGCGGAAGCCGACGGTACCATTCCAGAGGAAGACCTGCTGAGCGAAGAAGGGCGCGAGCTGGTCCGGATCGTCCGCCGTCAGCTCGAGTTGCTGGGGGAGGATCCCGATCGGGAGGGCCTTCTGCGTACCCCCGCGCGGGTGGCGAAGAGCCTGCGCTGGCTCACCCGCGGGCACCGGATGTCCGTGGAGGAGGCGATCGGCGATGCGATCTTCGACGAGGACCATCACAACATGGTCCTGGTGAAAGACATCGAGATGTATTCGCTGTGCGAGCACCACATGCTGCCGTTCTTCGGCAAGGTGCACATCGGGTACATCCCCAACGGTCGCATCGTGGGTCTCTCCAAGCTGCCGCGGGTGGTGGAGGTGTTCGCGCGGCGGCTGCAGGTGCAGGAGCGTATGACGGAGCAGATCGCCGGCGCGCTCATGGACGTGCTGCAGCCGCAGGGGGTCGGAGTCGTCGTTGAAGCGGCGCACCTGTGCATGATGATGCGCGGGGTGGAGAAGCAGAACTCGAAGACGATCACCTCCGCGATGAAGGGCATCTTCCTCGAGGACCTGAAGACCCGCGAAGAGTTCCTGCGGCTCTCCATGACCCACGCGGTGCTGGGCTGA
- a CDS encoding SDR family oxidoreductase: protein MAAGGESLQGRSALVTGATRGIGLAVSRRLVEAGARVVMVARTEGEVTRMAADLGGLPVPGDVSTAAGAQDVRRRAEVMLGGVPDILVNSAGSFLLAPIAETDPEAFLRQLEVNLAAPFYLIRALLPSFLERRSGHVVNIGSVAGRVALPGNGAYGASKFGLRGLHEVLAEEVRGTGVRATLVEPGATDTPLWDPIDPDRRDDLPSRSMMLESDDVARAVLYAVTQPEEVEVTLVAIRSAR from the coding sequence ATGGCCGCCGGCGGGGAAAGCCTGCAGGGGCGCTCGGCCCTGGTGACCGGGGCGACCCGGGGAATCGGCCTGGCCGTGAGCCGGCGCCTGGTCGAGGCGGGGGCGCGGGTGGTGATGGTGGCGCGAACGGAAGGCGAGGTGACGAGGATGGCGGCCGACCTCGGCGGGTTGCCGGTGCCGGGCGACGTTTCCACCGCGGCGGGTGCCCAGGACGTCCGCCGCCGCGCGGAGGTGATGCTGGGCGGCGTACCCGACATTCTGGTGAACTCCGCCGGCAGCTTCCTGCTCGCCCCCATCGCCGAGACCGACCCCGAGGCGTTCCTACGCCAGTTGGAGGTGAACCTGGCGGCTCCCTTCTACCTGATCCGCGCGCTGCTTCCCAGCTTTCTCGAGCGGCGATCGGGGCACGTGGTGAACATCGGCTCGGTGGCGGGGCGGGTAGCACTGCCCGGCAATGGCGCCTACGGGGCCTCCAAGTTCGGCCTCCGCGGCCTGCATGAGGTGCTCGCCGAGGAGGTCCGCGGGACCGGCGTCCGCGCGACGCTGGTGGAGCCCGGCGCGACGGACACTCCGCTCTGGGATCCGATCGATCCCGACCGTCGCGACGACCTTCCCTCCCGCTCGATGATGCTGGAATCCGACGACGTCGCCAGGGCGGTGCTGTATGCGGTGACGCAGCCGGAGGAGGTGGAGGTCACCCTGGTGGCGATCCGGAGCGCTCGCTGA
- a CDS encoding 6-carboxytetrahydropterin synthase produces MYIINVRSHYDSAHFLRDYHGKCERLHGHRYEVEAALAFDDVGAGGMAYDFSAAKQVLREITGELDHQNLNELPPFRDRETSAENQARYIYEQLRERLVDAGENVLYVRVWETPNQWALYSERTLFI; encoded by the coding sequence ATGTACATAATCAACGTCAGATCGCATTACGATTCCGCGCATTTCCTGCGCGATTACCACGGCAAGTGCGAGCGGCTGCACGGGCACCGCTACGAGGTGGAGGCGGCACTGGCCTTTGACGACGTCGGCGCGGGCGGTATGGCCTACGATTTCTCGGCGGCGAAGCAGGTGCTGCGCGAGATCACCGGCGAGCTGGATCATCAGAATCTCAACGAGCTACCTCCCTTCCGTGACCGCGAGACGAGCGCCGAGAACCAGGCTCGCTACATCTACGAGCAGCTGCGCGAGCGACTGGTGGACGCCGGCGAGAACGTGCTGTACGTGCGGGTGTGGGAGACGCCGAACCAGTGGGCGCTGTACTCCGAGCGGACCCTCTTCATCTAG
- a CDS encoding tetratricopeptide repeat protein codes for MSWWRKLISGDSDSGSEETDYYTEGTDLLRQEKYHEALTSFRLALREAPSDTDVLQQIAVTYTHIGMTDEAMRTYRRVLELKPHASGAHYGLAFLLLQRGNVDDAVAHLRAFLAHPPRIPEAARHIAHARAKLAELTGEAEDEIVPEVPPENG; via the coding sequence ATGTCCTGGTGGCGAAAGCTGATCTCCGGCGACTCGGATAGCGGTTCTGAGGAAACGGACTACTACACTGAAGGGACGGATCTACTCCGCCAGGAGAAGTACCACGAAGCTCTGACATCCTTCCGCCTCGCGTTGCGCGAGGCCCCCAGCGATACGGACGTACTCCAGCAAATCGCCGTAACGTACACACACATCGGCATGACCGATGAGGCGATGCGGACCTACCGCCGGGTGCTGGAGTTGAAGCCGCACGCCTCCGGAGCCCACTACGGGCTCGCCTTCCTGCTGCTGCAGCGAGGGAACGTCGATGACGCGGTGGCGCACCTCCGGGCGTTCCTCGCCCATCCGCCCAGAATTCCGGAAGCCGCGCGACACATCGCGCACGCGCGCGCCAAGCTCGCGGAGCTGACCGGGGAGGCGGAGGACGAGATCGTTCCCGAAGTCCCACCCGAGAATGGATGA
- the cutA gene encoding divalent-cation tolerance protein CutA → MDESSQPIALVLTTLANEEQARDLSLRLLAERLIACGNIVPGVTSLYRWEGRLEQAGEVLLVMKTRAELVERLRDRVNELHPYEVPEVVALEASDVAPAYARWVRHETIEVKG, encoded by the coding sequence ATGGATGAAAGCTCGCAGCCGATAGCGCTGGTCCTGACTACTCTGGCCAACGAGGAGCAGGCCAGAGACCTTTCCCTGCGACTTCTCGCCGAGCGGCTGATCGCCTGCGGAAACATCGTCCCGGGTGTTACCTCCCTCTATCGCTGGGAGGGGCGGCTCGAGCAGGCGGGTGAGGTGCTGCTCGTCATGAAGACGAGAGCGGAGCTGGTGGAACGGCTTCGTGACCGGGTGAACGAGCTTCACCCGTACGAAGTGCCGGAAGTCGTGGCCCTCGAGGCGAGCGACGTGGCCCCGGCCTATGCGCGCTGGGTTCGGCACGAGACTATCGAGGTGAAAGGATGA
- a CDS encoding tetratricopeptide repeat protein, which produces MMDRSKRGSKPQHGKEGESVEAGLETTPAPAAGVTSAVPAAEAAPPRATSRAEELLARGDYVGAIEQYNAVLGSNPEDVEALLGLGTAYLAQGQYDPAERELRRALRVAPNRVDVHYQLGLTLFRRGNYAAAAGQLRRVVELDPDHASAHIFLGEALNHTGDGEAAIEALETAIRLQPESGKAFYALGIAYDRKGQPERAAEMYRRSREVGGR; this is translated from the coding sequence ATGATGGATCGCAGTAAGCGTGGTTCGAAGCCGCAGCACGGGAAGGAGGGGGAGAGCGTGGAGGCCGGGCTGGAGACGACACCCGCGCCGGCGGCAGGTGTCACATCCGCCGTTCCGGCCGCCGAGGCAGCGCCGCCCCGTGCCACCTCCCGGGCGGAGGAGCTGCTGGCGCGCGGTGACTATGTCGGCGCCATCGAGCAATACAACGCGGTCCTGGGCTCCAACCCTGAGGACGTGGAGGCGCTGCTCGGGCTGGGCACCGCTTATCTGGCACAGGGGCAGTACGATCCCGCTGAGCGGGAGCTTCGCCGTGCGCTGCGAGTCGCCCCGAACCGGGTGGACGTCCACTATCAGCTCGGCCTCACCCTCTTCCGCCGCGGCAACTACGCGGCCGCCGCCGGGCAGCTCCGGCGGGTGGTGGAGCTCGACCCGGACCATGCCTCGGCACACATCTTCCTGGGCGAGGCGCTCAACCACACCGGCGACGGGGAGGCCGCGATCGAGGCCCTGGAGACCGCGATCCGGCTTCAGCCTGAGAGCGGCAAGGCATTCTACGCCCTGGGGATCGCATACGACCGGAAGGGTCAGCCGGAGCGCGCGGCCGAGATGTACCGACGCTCGCGCGAGGTCGGAGGCCGCTGA
- a CDS encoding 3'(2'),5'-bisphosphate nucleotidase CysQ codes for MAALPDPREDLALAVDAVRTAGAEVRARFGIRGEVRFKSADQPVTEADLVANEVLRTRLLAARPDYGWLSEETADSVDRLQRRRVWVVDPIDGTNSFVAGIPEFVVSVGLVEDGVAIVAAVYNPVTDELYEARRGEGARRSGVPIHVAPPPDDGEKPVLLASRWEVRAGRLAEYAEGWQLKEMGSTAYRMLKVADGSAHAFVSPAYKHEWDVCGAALVVEEAGGCVTRGDGSSLRYNLPNPRFAGIRVWNPLVELGPP; via the coding sequence ATGGCCGCACTGCCCGATCCCAGGGAAGATCTCGCGCTGGCAGTCGACGCCGTGCGGACGGCGGGGGCGGAAGTGCGCGCGCGGTTCGGCATCCGCGGAGAGGTTCGCTTCAAGAGCGCCGACCAGCCGGTCACCGAGGCCGACCTGGTGGCGAACGAGGTGCTGCGCACGCGCCTGCTGGCTGCGCGGCCCGACTACGGGTGGCTCTCCGAGGAAACCGCGGATTCGGTCGATCGGCTGCAGCGCAGGCGGGTGTGGGTGGTGGACCCGATCGACGGGACGAACTCGTTCGTGGCGGGCATTCCCGAATTCGTGGTGAGTGTCGGCCTGGTGGAGGACGGGGTCGCCATCGTGGCGGCGGTGTACAACCCGGTTACGGACGAGCTCTACGAGGCCCGAAGGGGGGAGGGAGCGCGCCGGTCGGGCGTGCCCATCCACGTGGCGCCGCCGCCAGACGATGGCGAGAAGCCCGTACTGCTCGCTTCCCGCTGGGAGGTCCGGGCCGGGCGCCTGGCCGAATATGCGGAGGGCTGGCAACTGAAGGAGATGGGAAGCACCGCCTACCGCATGTTGAAGGTGGCCGACGGATCGGCGCACGCCTTCGTGAGCCCGGCGTACAAACACGAATGGGACGTGTGTGGCGCCGCCCTGGTGGTGGAGGAGGCTGGCGGATGCGTGACCCGCGGGGACGGGAGCTCGTTGCGCTATAACCTCCCCAACCCACGGTTCGCAGGGATCAGGGTCTGGAATCCCCTGGTGGAGCTGGGGCCGCCCTGA
- a CDS encoding YebC/PmpR family DNA-binding transcriptional regulator yields MAGHSKWKQIKRKKAVTDQKRASQWTKIIREITVAAKLGGGDPDGNPRLRLAIENARSANMPNDNIDRAIKKGTGELEGVEYQEVSYEAYGPGGIAIYIEALTDNLNRTVADIRHVLSKNGGNLGQSGSVAWMFDLKGQIEIGSRYDEAQLLEAALEAGAEDMETDEDGYTVYTDPSHFNAVQEGLRAAGIEWESAELAMVPKTLVAVEGDEASKLLRLLEALEDLDDVQKVWTNADIDESLVEA; encoded by the coding sequence ATGGCAGGGCACAGTAAATGGAAGCAGATCAAGCGGAAAAAGGCAGTCACTGATCAGAAGCGGGCGTCCCAGTGGACGAAGATCATCCGCGAGATCACAGTGGCGGCCAAGCTCGGCGGGGGCGATCCCGACGGCAATCCGCGGCTCCGGCTGGCGATCGAGAACGCCAGATCGGCCAACATGCCGAACGATAACATCGATCGGGCGATCAAGAAGGGCACCGGCGAGCTCGAGGGGGTGGAGTACCAGGAGGTCTCCTACGAGGCTTACGGTCCGGGCGGCATCGCCATCTACATCGAGGCCCTGACCGACAACCTGAACCGCACCGTTGCCGACATCCGCCACGTTCTCTCCAAGAACGGCGGGAACCTCGGGCAGAGCGGATCGGTGGCCTGGATGTTCGACCTCAAGGGGCAGATCGAGATCGGCAGTCGCTACGACGAGGCTCAGCTGCTCGAGGCGGCGCTCGAGGCCGGCGCGGAGGACATGGAGACGGACGAGGACGGGTATACCGTTTACACCGACCCGAGCCATTTCAACGCGGTGCAGGAGGGGCTCCGCGCCGCGGGAATCGAGTGGGAGAGCGCCGAACTCGCGATGGTCCCCAAGACGCTGGTTGCGGTGGAAGGGGATGAGGCCTCCAAGCTCCTCCGTCTCCTCGAAGCCCTCGAGGATCTCGATGACGTCCAGAAGGTGTGGACGAACGCTGACATCGACGAGTCGCTGGTCGAGGCGTGA
- the ruvC gene encoding crossover junction endodeoxyribonuclease RuvC: MIVLGIDPGTAVTGYGVVTRAGDGLLSLRECGVIRTSGRAPLPERLREIFEGVSELLDRHSPDTVAVEGVFYGKNVRTAVVLGHARGAVLVAASMHDVRVAEYPPSEVKNAVVGAGRATKDQVSFMVQRLLRLREPPRPDDAADGVAVALCHHFRGSAPGADRSPLYLSPGSLQARRRAP; encoded by the coding sequence TTGATCGTCCTCGGCATCGATCCCGGAACGGCCGTCACCGGATACGGGGTGGTCACCCGTGCCGGCGACGGCCTTCTGTCACTGCGGGAGTGCGGAGTGATCCGCACCTCCGGCCGTGCGCCTCTCCCCGAGCGCCTGCGGGAGATCTTCGAGGGGGTGTCCGAGCTCCTCGACCGTCATTCCCCGGATACGGTCGCGGTCGAGGGGGTGTTCTATGGCAAGAACGTGCGGACGGCGGTGGTGCTGGGGCACGCTCGGGGCGCCGTCCTGGTCGCGGCATCGATGCACGACGTACGGGTGGCGGAATATCCTCCGTCGGAGGTGAAGAACGCGGTGGTGGGGGCGGGTCGGGCCACCAAGGATCAGGTGAGCTTCATGGTGCAGCGGCTCCTGCGGTTGCGGGAGCCGCCCCGGCCGGACGACGCCGCGGACGGCGTCGCGGTGGCGCTCTGTCACCATTTCCGGGGTAGCGCCCCGGGGGCGGACAGGTCGCCCCTGTATCTCTCGCCGGGCAGCCTCCAAGCCCGCCGTCGGGCGCCATGA
- the ruvA gene encoding Holliday junction branch migration protein RuvA has product MIARIRGTLLVREFDRVEVMTPGGVAYEIAIPRSAYEKLPSVGGEIELRTVQVVREDAVLLFGFTDESDRVVFTRLLTASGVGPRLALAMLSALSAPRLVRAIRERDINALTTVPGVGKKTAERLSLDLASRLDDIAVAAPAARGPAVEEALRALTVLGFAPGDADRALREALEEGEPGDTQDLIRAALLRLR; this is encoded by the coding sequence ATGATCGCCCGCATTCGGGGGACCCTGCTCGTCCGGGAATTCGATCGCGTGGAGGTGATGACCCCTGGTGGGGTCGCCTACGAGATCGCCATTCCCCGGAGTGCATACGAGAAGCTTCCCTCGGTGGGCGGCGAGATCGAGCTGCGCACGGTGCAGGTGGTCCGGGAGGATGCGGTGCTGCTCTTCGGGTTCACCGACGAGTCGGACCGGGTGGTGTTCACCCGCCTGCTCACCGCCTCGGGAGTCGGCCCACGGCTCGCGTTGGCGATGCTGTCGGCGCTGTCCGCGCCGCGGCTCGTGCGGGCGATCCGCGAGCGAGACATCAACGCACTTACCACCGTGCCGGGAGTCGGGAAGAAGACGGCGGAACGGCTCTCGCTCGACCTCGCGAGTCGCCTGGATGACATCGCCGTGGCCGCCCCCGCCGCGCGCGGGCCGGCCGTGGAGGAGGCGCTCCGGGCGCTGACCGTGCTCGGATTCGCCCCGGGAGATGCCGATCGCGCCCTGCGCGAGGCGCTCGAGGAGGGCGAACCGGGTGACACGCAGGACCTCATCCGGGCGGCGCTGCTGCGCCTGCGCTGA
- the ruvB gene encoding Holliday junction branch migration DNA helicase RuvB has translation MSKSTRPEITTPEALSDDQGSELSLRPQRLQEFIGQPKVKEALRIAIEAALQRREPLDHMLLYGPPGLGKTTLAMLLAREMGVNIKVTSGPVLEKPGDLVRELTSLRAGDILFIDEIHRLRPIIEEFLYPAMEDYRIDVRLSDGPNAQMISMPVEPFTLIGATTRFGLLTPPMRARFGIVQRLDYYPVEHLAFIVRRSSEILGVEATAEGAEEIARRSRGTPRVANRLLRRVRDYAQVRADGVIDREAADAALQMLNVDEYGLDEMDTRVLKALIESFNGGPVGLGTLAVAIGEDAGTLEEVYEPFLIQNGLLMRTPRGRMATARAYRRFGYTPPVDARSGDGGQASFFEA, from the coding sequence ATGTCGAAATCGACCCGGCCAGAGATCACCACTCCCGAGGCACTCTCCGACGATCAGGGGAGCGAGCTGAGCCTGAGGCCCCAGCGGCTGCAGGAGTTCATTGGCCAGCCGAAGGTGAAGGAGGCGCTGCGCATTGCCATCGAAGCGGCGCTGCAGCGACGTGAGCCTCTCGACCACATGCTGCTGTACGGTCCGCCGGGTCTGGGAAAAACGACCCTGGCGATGCTGCTGGCGCGTGAGATGGGGGTGAACATCAAGGTCACCTCCGGGCCCGTGCTGGAGAAGCCGGGGGACCTCGTCCGGGAGCTCACCAGCCTGCGCGCGGGAGACATCCTCTTTATCGACGAGATCCATCGCTTACGGCCGATCATCGAGGAGTTTCTCTACCCGGCGATGGAGGACTACCGCATCGACGTGCGCCTGTCGGATGGGCCCAATGCGCAGATGATCTCCATGCCGGTCGAGCCCTTTACCCTGATCGGCGCCACCACCCGCTTCGGGCTTCTCACCCCGCCCATGCGCGCCCGCTTCGGGATCGTGCAGCGGCTCGACTACTATCCCGTGGAGCATCTCGCATTCATCGTGCGGCGCTCGAGCGAGATCCTGGGGGTGGAGGCGACCGCGGAGGGAGCGGAGGAGATCGCCCGACGCTCGCGCGGCACGCCCCGTGTGGCCAACCGGCTGCTGAGGCGCGTGCGGGACTACGCGCAGGTCCGCGCTGACGGCGTGATCGACCGGGAGGCGGCCGATGCGGCGCTGCAGATGTTGAACGTGGACGAGTACGGGCTGGACGAGATGGACACGCGCGTGCTCAAAGCCTTGATCGAGAGCTTCAACGGGGGGCCGGTTGGGCTGGGTACACTCGCCGTGGCGATCGGTGAGGACGCCGGTACGCTGGAAGAGGTTTACGAGCCGTTCCTCATCCAGAACGGACTGCTGATGCGAACGCCCCGCGGGCGGATGGCCACTGCGCGCGCCTATCGCCGCTTCGGTTACACCCCGCCGGTCGACGCGCGGTCGGGAGACGGCGGGCAGGCGTCGTTCTTCGAAGCGTAA